Proteins encoded together in one Telopea speciosissima isolate NSW1024214 ecotype Mountain lineage chromosome 4, Tspe_v1, whole genome shotgun sequence window:
- the LOC122657994 gene encoding E3 ubiquitin-protein ligase SP1 has product MLPWGGLSCCLSAAAFYLLGRNSGRDAESLKSVTRLNQLKDLAQLLDTACKVLPLVVTVSGRVSSETPINCEYSGLRGVIVEETAEQHFLKHNDAGSWIQDSALMLSMSKEVPWYLDDGTGRVYVVGARGATGLVLTVASEVFEESGRSLVRGTLDYLQGLKMLGVKRIERVLPTGTSLTVVGEAIKDDVGTIRIQRPHKGPFFVTPKSIDQLIANLGKWSRWYKYASLGFTVCGVYLIAKHAIQHIMERRRRWDLQKRVLAAAAQRLGQENEGSNGKAENGSDNAKRDHLMPDLCVICLEQEYNSVFVPCGHMCCCTLCSSHLTNCPLCRRRIEQVVKTFRH; this is encoded by the exons ATGCTTCCGTGGGGAGGACTGAGCTGCTGCTTGAGTGCAGCTGCATTTTATCTACTTGGGAGGAACAGCGGAAG gGATGCGGAAAGTCTTAAATCGGTTACTCGGCTAAACCAATTGAAGGATTTAG CACAGCTCCTGGATACTGCATGCAAAGTTTTACCATTGGTTGTTACGGTTTCTGGACGAGTTAGCTCAGAGACACCAATCAATTGCGAATATAGCGGTTTGAGGGGTGTAATAGTGGAGGAAACG gCAGAGCAACATTTTTTGAAGCACAATGATGCAGGTTCTTGGATACAAGACTCTGCATTGATGCTATCTATGAGCAAAGAGGTTCCTTGGTACTTG GATGATGGAACTGGTCGTGTTTATGTTGTGGGAGCTCGAGGTGCTACAGGCTTGGTTTTAACTGTTGCCAGTGAAGTCTTTGAGGAGTCTGGGCGATCTCTTGTTCGTGGAACATTGGACTATCTCCAAGGTCTTAAG ATGCTTGGGGTCAAGCGGATTGAAAGAGTTCTTCCCACTGGTACTTCCTTGACTGTTGTTGGCGAG GCTATTAAAGATGATGTGGGAACGATTCGGATTCAGCGACCCCATAAAGGACCATTCTTTGTGACGCCCAAAAGTATTGATCAGCTCATTGCAAATCTTGGGAAATGGTCAAG GTGGTACAAATATGCCTCTTTGGGGTTCACAGTTTGTGGTGTTTATCTGATTGCAAAGCATGCTATCCAACATATCATGGAAAGGAGGCGTCGCTGGGATTTGCAGAAAAG ggTTCTTGCTGCTGCTGCACAAAGATTGGGGCAGGAGAATGAAG GATCAAATGGAAAGGCTGAAAATGGATCAGATAATGCAAAGAGGGATCATTTAATGCCAGATCTATGTGTGATATGTCTGGAGCAGGAGTacaattctgtttttgttcC GTGTGGTCATATGTGCTGCTGTACATTGTGCTCTTCTCACTTGACCAACTGTCCACTCTGTCGGCGACGAATTGAACAGGTAGTAAAGACTTTCCGCCATTGA